In Natrinema amylolyticum, the DNA window GAGGAGCGTCGTCCCCTCGATTCGGTCGCGGATCGCCGCCGGTTCTTCCTCGAGGTCGCCTCGGGACTCGAGACGACCGAGGCTGTCGTCAATGGTGTCGAAGCCGTTCTCGACGAACTCCGATTCGATGTCCCGCATCACGACGTCGTAGCCGGCGGTCGCCGCGACCTGTGCGATACCGCTGCCCATCGTTCCCGCGCCGACGACGCCGATTCGATCAATCTGCTCGCGAACCATGGCTCCGCTTCATCCGGTGGCGCCGTAAGCGTGCCGCCGACGATCGGAGCCCGGAACGGGCGTCCGTGGGCGGTGGCGACCCGGCCAGCGAGGTTCGATACTGTACGTTTATGTGAAGTAGCGCCGATGGCATCCGTATGCAGACCCGTACTCTGGGGGCGACCGGGCACGACAGCACGGTTATGACCTTCGGCGCCATCGCGCTCAACTGGCTCGAGCAGGAGGGGGCGAACCAGATGGTCGAGCTCGTCTTGGACCACGGCGTCAACCACTTTGACGTCGCGCCGACCTACGGTGACGCGGAGCTGAAACTGGGTCCGAAGCTCCGCCAGCACCGCGAAGAGATCTTCCTCGGCTGCAAGACGCAGGAACGAGGCTACGAGGGCGCCAAACGGAAACTCGAGCGCTCGCTGGACCGCCTCGGCGTCGACCACATCGACCTCTATCAGGTCCACGGGCTCGAGTACCGCGAGGAGTTGGAGACGATCACGGGCGACGACGGCGCGCTCGAGGCCTTCCGGGAGGCCAAAGAGGAGGGACTCATCGGCCACATCGGCCTCACCAGCCACGGGAACCCACAGCTCATCGAAGACGCAATCGACCGCATCGACGACCTCGAGACGGTCATGTTCCCGATGAACCCCGTCGTCGCGGGCAAGGACGACGCCGACCATGACTACGAGGCAGTTCTCGAGCGCGCCGAGGCGGAGGACATCGGCACGCTGGGGATCAAGGCGTTCGCGAAGGGGTCGTGGCCGTCGACCGACGAACTGCCCGTGGCGGACCGCCCCTACGCGAACTGGTACGAGCCGGTCGACTCGCCCGCCGAAATCGAAGCGCGGTTCGACTTCGCCGCCGCACAGGGACTGACCAGCGTCATCAACCCGGGCGATCCGAAGCTCGTCGCGATGGTGCTCGACGCGGCCAGTCGCTACGACGGCATGGACGAGGCCGCCCAGCGCTCGCTCATCGAAGCGGTTCGTCACGACGAGAGCCCCGTGCCCGAGCAGCTCCACCACTGATCCGATGGACGTTCCCCGGACGGTCACGGCCGCCCTCGAGGACCGGCCGGTCGAGGGGGCGACGTGTCTCGAGGCCGGCGCGGGCGTCGGCAACGCGACCGCGAGCCTGCTCGCGGCGGGCGCGGCCCGCGTCTACGCCGTGACGAACGACGACGGCCACGCGCGGACGGTCCGCGAACGGATCGGCCGCGACGAACTGGGTCGGACCGCCGCGGTGACGGCAGACCTGCGCGACATCCCGCTGTCGACCGACTCGATCGACCTCGTCACCGCTCACGCCGTCTGTAACGTGCTCCCGCCAGCGGCGCTGTCGGCGGTCGCGGCCGAACTGACCCGAGTCGCGACGCCGGGCTGTCACCTCGTCGTCGACGACTACGCGCCGCTGCCCGACGACGCCGCCGTCCGCGACCTCTTCGCCCTCGAGAACGCGACGCGGGAACTGGCCGACGGGCGACCCGCGCTGACGTTCTATCCGGCGGCGATGCTCCGGCGGCTGTTCGCGGGCTACGGGTGGGAGTTCGACCGAGAGCGCACGCTGCTGGAACCGGTTCCGTGGACCGAGGGCCACGTCGCGGCACACGCCGAGGCGGCACGCAGCGCGGCGGCGCGGCTCCCCGACGATCTCGCGGCGCGGCTGACCGCGGAGAGCGACCGGCTCGCGGCGGCGATCGGCGCGGAATCGACGGGACGCATGTACAGCGTCGCGATGCGATTGCCCGAGGACACCTCGTTCGGCAGTAACTTTCAAGGCGAAACGGTGTGAGATACGGGTAAGCGGTGAATCGCGTGAGCAAGAAATCTGTCGTGAGAGACACGGACACCGACGAGGAGGGGGAGAGCGACGGTAGCGGGTTGCGAATCGACGCCGACCAACGCGAGACGCTCGAGGCGGCCGGCGTCGATCCCACTGCCGTCTCGAACAAGGAGCACTCCTATCGAACGCTGCTCGACGCGGGCGTCGACGAGGCGACGGCGGAGGCCGTTCGCACGCGGCTCTCACTGCCCTGGTCGTTCGAGAGCAACGGCGACCTCGATCGGCGTTCGGACGCGGTCCGCGGGCTCGGCGCTGCCGAGCGCGAGTGGATCGCCGTCAGCGAAGACGAGGACTGGCAGTCGTTCGAGTACGAGGAATCGCCCGTCGCTGCGATCGGCCGGGAGAAGCCGTCGGAGCGGCCATGGCCGAAGCCGACGCCGGTGACGGCGGTAACGGGCGTCGGCCCCGACGACGCCGACGAACTGGCCGAAGCCGGGATCCGCTCGGCGGAACGATTGGCGACGATCAGCGCCTTCGAGGTCGCCCGCGCGCTCGATCTCGAGGTCCTGTCCGTCCGAACGTGGCGACACAACGCACGCGAACTACTCGGCGGCTGAGGGACCGACAACCGAGCGACTCAACGCCGCGAATTCGGTGCTTCTCACTGCGCACTCGACGGTCTCGAGGAGGAACGACTCGAAGGGGACTACAGAGCGGACGGGTTGGCCGACCGGCGACCGAGAGACGAGGCCAAACGGTCGCGTTTTCGAACCGAAATTCGGCAGTAATCGGTCGGTCGCAAATCGGCAGTGATCAGTCAGTCACGAATCACGAGTATCGGTCGAAATCGGCGCGCTTACTACTCTTATACTCAATTTCGATAACTCGGACCATCAGAGATTTATAGCGGCCTGTTGGACCGTCTAACAGATGATTCCGATCGACGACTCTCCGATCGTTCGCGACGGCAAGTCACTGATTCTGGCGATGGACCACGGGTTAGAGCACGGTCCAGTCGACTTCGAGGAGGTACCGGAGAAACTCGATCCGTCGACGGTCTTCGAGACGGCGACCCACGACGCCGTCACGTCGATGGCCGTTCAGAAGGGGATCGCGGAGGGCTACTATCCCAGCTACGAGGACGACGTCAATCTCCTCCTGAAGCTCAACGGGACGTCGAACATGTGGATGGGCGAGCCCGATTCGGCGATCAACTGTTCGGTCGATTACGCGGCCGAGATCGGTGCCGACGCGGTCGGATTCACCGTCTACAGCGGCTCGAACCACGAGGTCGAGATGTACGAGGAGTTCCGGCGAGTCCAGGAGAAGGCCCGCGAGTACGACCTCCCCGTCGTCATGTGGTCCTATCCCCGCGGCCAGGGGCTCAAGAACGACACCAAGCCGAGCACGATCTCCTACGCGACCCGCATCGCCCTCGAGGTCGGTGCCGACATCGCGAAGGTCAAGTACCCCGGCAGCGCCGACGCCATGGAACACGCCTGCAAGGCGGCGGGCGACATGAAGGTCGTCATGAGCGGCGGCTCCAAGACCTCCGACTACGACTTCCTTTCGACCGTCGAGGCCGCCGTCACCGCCGGCGCGAGCGGGCTCGCGGTCGGTCGCAACGTCTGGCAGCGCGAGGACCCGACGCGGATCCTCGACGCGCTCGAGGAGGTCATCTACGAGGAGGCGACCGCCGACGCCGCACTCGAGGCCACCGAATAGGATGACGGTGTCCGACCCAGTCGTCGAGAGCGTCGTGGCGACGATCGGTCGCTCGGCGACCGAGATCCGGCAGGGACTGATCGGCCGCCGCGGAACGGTCGACGAGGAGAACCCCAGCGGCGAGACCCAGGCCGAGGCCGACGTCTGGGCCGACGAGTTGCTCGGCGACCGCATCGCCGGGATCGACGGCGTCGGCCAGTACGCCAGCGAGGAGCGAGCCGACGTCGTCGACTGCGGCGACGATCCCGCCGATTCGGCCGCGTACGCCGTCGCGGTGGATCCCCTCGACGGCTCCTCGAACCTCAAATCGAACAACACGATGGGAACGATCTTCGGCGTCTACGACGCTGCGCTCCCCGCTCGCGGTGAGACCCTCGTCGCCGCCGGCTTCGTCCTCTACGGGCCGATCACGACGATGGTGATCGCAACCGACGACATCGTCACCGAGTACGAACTCTCCGGCGGCGAGCGGACGATCGTCGACCGCGATCTCGCCCTGCCCGACAAGCCGGTCGTCTACGGCTTCGGCGGCCGCGTCCCCGACTGGCCCGACGACTTTCGGGAGTACGCCCGCGAGATCGAATCGGAGCTCAAACTCCGCTACGGCGGCGCGCTCATCGGCGACGTCAATCAGGTGCTCAGCTACGGCGGCACGTTCGGCTATCCAGCGCTCGAGTCCCGGCCCGAGGGCAAGCTCCGGCTCCAGTTCGAGGGGAACCCGATCGGCTACGTCGTCAAGCGGGCCGGCGGTCGCTCCTCGAACGGGACGCAGTCGCTGCTCGCCGTCGAGCCCGACGACCTCCACGACCGGACGCCGGTCCACGTCGGCAACGACGAGCTGATCGAGCGACTCGAGGCCGCGCTCGCGTAGGACTCGCGGGCTATCGCGGCGTTTCGGTTCACATCCGCGAATCAGTCGTCGCCGTCTCTCGTCCAGGCCGCCGTCACGGTCACGTAGACCGCGACGCCGACCACGAGCATGGCGTAGAACGCCCAGCGGGGCCAGCCGGTCTCGAGGAAGAGGAGGGTCAGAAACAGCACCCACAGCGAGACGGCGAGCAGATCGCCGAGGAGCCGGATGGCCCCGCTCACGACGGTCCGGACGACACCGCGGTCGGACCGAGCGTTTCGGGCGGTATCGTTACTCATCGCCGGACCTCCGGGGATCTGTCGGGCGAGCGAGAGCGGGTCGGTCGACGGCAGTCAGAAGTAATAGCCATATTCCTCGGTCAGTCGATAGGCACCGACGCCCCAGACGTAGCTCTGTCCGGGCCACCAGGTGCGGGCGTTGTTGAACCCCGCGACGAGCACGTCGTCGGCCTCGCCCTCGGGGTCGCGGTGATAGCTCACGGAGCCGCTGTCGCCGTCAGTCAGGTCCATCTCGCCGCCCCAGCGGATCTGTCCGCGGCGACAGAAATCGTCGGTGAAGCAGGTGACCGCGTCGATGCCCTGAATCTTCCCCGTCGTGTGGCCGCTCAGGGCGCCGACCTTCTCGAGGTCCTCGTCGCGGGCGACGAGATCGGCCAGCCCGAACTTGGTGAACTGGCCGCGGACGCGGGGGCGCGACGGCGCGTCGATCCTGCTCGCGGGCTCGACCCAGCCGTTCGGTTCGACGGTGGCGATGTCCGCGACGGGATGGAAGCGATCGACCCGTCCCAGTTCGATGGGGTCGTTGCCTTCGCGCGGCAACACGAGGGTCTCGTCGGTCGAGTCGCGAGTATCGCTGAAGGCGTGGTCCGCCGTCACGAAGAAGCGCTTCCGATCGTCGGGGTCGTACAGCGCCGGTCCGAGCGTGGCCATGCTCGAGGGGGTTTCGCAGGCGACACCGCTCGGAACGCCGTCGGCGATCGACGCGTCGGCGAGCTTGGGCTCCCGGGACTCGGGCCCGTCCTGTATCTCCTCGACGTCGATGATCGTCTCGGCGTCGATATCGATTCCCTCCGCCAGCTCCTCGAGCATTTCGCCGAGGGAGTGACCGTCGCTCGAGAGGCCGACGGAGACGGTGGCGGTCCCGCTCTCGTAGTCGCCCGGAACGACCGCACTGCCGAGATAGCCGGTAAAGGCCGTTCTGGCGAGTCGGTCGTTCAGTTCGAACGCCTTCTCGACGGCGGCGTACCACTTCGCGGGGACGGAACGCGTCCGCTCCCGGATCGACCACGGATCGTCGGGATCGTCTCGAACGAGGGCGGTGACGACGGGGACCTCGCCGTCGTCGGCGGCGAGGAAGTCATCGACGCCGAGCCACTGCGCCATTCCGACGGCGAACCCGCCGCTGACGACAGTACGCAGGAACTCTCGTCGGTCCATTCCGTCCTCGATTCGGTCGCGAAGCGCTGCGAGCCGCTGCACGAGACGCTCGGTATGCGCCTCCGACATGCCGCGGTTCAGGTGTTCGGTCGCGTTGCGCCCCGTTCCGCCAAAGCGTCTGTTCACGGACACGGGATAACCGTTGAAAGGAACGGCAAATTCGATGAAACCGATTCTGCCTGCAGGTGCCGCCGAAGAT includes these proteins:
- a CDS encoding class I fructose-bisphosphate aldolase encodes the protein MIPIDDSPIVRDGKSLILAMDHGLEHGPVDFEEVPEKLDPSTVFETATHDAVTSMAVQKGIAEGYYPSYEDDVNLLLKLNGTSNMWMGEPDSAINCSVDYAAEIGADAVGFTVYSGSNHEVEMYEEFRRVQEKAREYDLPVVMWSYPRGQGLKNDTKPSTISYATRIALEVGADIAKVKYPGSADAMEHACKAAGDMKVVMSGGSKTSDYDFLSTVEAAVTAGASGLAVGRNVWQREDPTRILDALEEVIYEEATADAALEATE
- a CDS encoding class I SAM-dependent methyltransferase produces the protein MDVPRTVTAALEDRPVEGATCLEAGAGVGNATASLLAAGAARVYAVTNDDGHARTVRERIGRDELGRTAAVTADLRDIPLSTDSIDLVTAHAVCNVLPPAALSAVAAELTRVATPGCHLVVDDYAPLPDDAAVRDLFALENATRELADGRPALTFYPAAMLRRLFAGYGWEFDRERTLLEPVPWTEGHVAAHAEAARSAAARLPDDLAARLTAESDRLAAAIGAESTGRMYSVAMRLPEDTSFGSNFQGETV
- a CDS encoding aldo/keto reductase — encoded protein: MQTRTLGATGHDSTVMTFGAIALNWLEQEGANQMVELVLDHGVNHFDVAPTYGDAELKLGPKLRQHREEIFLGCKTQERGYEGAKRKLERSLDRLGVDHIDLYQVHGLEYREELETITGDDGALEAFREAKEEGLIGHIGLTSHGNPQLIEDAIDRIDDLETVMFPMNPVVAGKDDADHDYEAVLERAEAEDIGTLGIKAFAKGSWPSTDELPVADRPYANWYEPVDSPAEIEARFDFAAAQGLTSVINPGDPKLVAMVLDAASRYDGMDEAAQRSLIEAVRHDESPVPEQLHH
- a CDS encoding class 1 fructose-bisphosphatase, whose product is MTVSDPVVESVVATIGRSATEIRQGLIGRRGTVDEENPSGETQAEADVWADELLGDRIAGIDGVGQYASEERADVVDCGDDPADSAAYAVAVDPLDGSSNLKSNNTMGTIFGVYDAALPARGETLVAAGFVLYGPITTMVIATDDIVTEYELSGGERTIVDRDLALPDKPVVYGFGGRVPDWPDDFREYAREIESELKLRYGGALIGDVNQVLSYGGTFGYPALESRPEGKLRLQFEGNPIGYVVKRAGGRSSNGTQSLLAVEPDDLHDRTPVHVGNDELIERLEAALA